The Setaria viridis chromosome 9, Setaria_viridis_v4.0, whole genome shotgun sequence sequence TTCTTGTACACCTGAATCTGTATTTTGTTGAACTATTCATCTACTATTTACATTAGTGCATTCTTCTGGACTGACAAGAAACCTTCTTAATTTTCATCTGTAATTTCCAGATGAAGGAAGTAGCAACTGAAAACTTTCAACGAATACGTGATGCATATGAGATACTATCGGATGAGAACAAAAGACAGATTTACGACATCTATGGTATGGAAGGTTTAAATTCTGGCCTAGAACTTGGTCCCAAGCTAACTAAACCAGAGGAAATCAAAGAACAGTTGGAACAACTGCGTCGGCgcaaagaggaagaaaaacttTTCGCACATGCTCGACCCAACGGCTCAATCATTGCTAATTTCTCTGTTCCACAATATTTGGATGGCAATGGCATCATGAAAGGGTATGTAGTGTTTTCCATTTTAGTACATATACCTGTAATCTTTTGTTCCAGTCACATAACTGGGAAGCTGCTAAGAATTATGATAATATGGAATCTAATCTCTTGTTTAATTCGTGGTTACAATATGGCAATATTGCTTAGTAATTAATTACTTGTAGATGTTAATTGTGGATTGTGATTTTGATGGTGGAATCGTTGTATGGTATTTTGCATTCTTCAGCATTTGTAGTTATGACGAACTATGCTTAATCCATATACATTTTCCATACTGGCACATAGAAGTTCTTTTTCTTAAGTGGTTAGTAGTGTTTCCTAAATTATGTGCATAACTACCACTTGCACCCCTTTTTATGTCATCCAATTCTGAATGCTTAACTGCTTATATCTAAGTTAAGAGTTTTAGTAAACAGGAAGCAAACCATTTGTCAAGAAGTGGACCACCAGGGGCGTTTTGCAGCTTACCtttcatgtttttattttttctcatttttctttcagTACTTCCAACGACTTCTGGTGTCACTTTACCAATTTGTTTAGCTTTAGAACCTTTTGGCATATCCTGTCCTTCAATTACTTCTTTAGATTATTAATAGACAGTGCAGTGATTTAGTTATTTGATTTGGAAATGGCTAGAATGGGAATGTCGAGTGAAGTTGAGTTGCCAGTGTCCAAGCAAAATACTGTCGTTGTTGGCGGGAATTTGGTTGTCAATGGCTCAGCTGGAACTGGAGCAGCAAGCACTGTGCTGCGGCACCAGttgtcttctgcttcctctatTGAGTTTATGGCAACAGCTGGACTACGCTCTGTTATTGGCATGCAGACGTTTCGGTGAGAATATCATCCCATATTTTTTCCCCCATCCACTGCTAGTTTCTTGCACGTTGCAAATTGTGATTCATCAACATTGTGTACTTCAGTCAAATTTCACCACATTCTACAGCAACTTCTGGACTTGCTGTTTCTTTAAGAGATGGATCTATCAACCTGTCAAATGCCTGGACACGCCAACTATCTGAAAATGCTGTCGGGAATGTATGACACCTTACACTCATGCTTTTGTCATGTGCGTGATGCTTATCTACGTGAAAGTTGCTTACCACTCTTTAATATAATGACGGCCATATGTACATGATAGTTATCCATGATTTCAATAATAGATGCTGAAACAATAGCTTCAGTTCTTGTTACTTACATGACTACGTGAGCCGTCAAAGTAGTTTTTTAGTTGAGATATAAAGTTTCCAGTTAAACAGGATGGCTGGAGCTTGACAAGCTTTTAGAAATTCAGGCCTTATATTAAACTTGATTCACGTTTAGAATGGACATCAACTGCTAATTTTACAGTTACACAGTTAATGCATAAGTTTAGGCCTCATAGGCATGTCCATAATAAGGTGTCAATGCTGGATAAGTTACAGCACAACCTACACATATTGCATGTTATAATTTTCAAATGCTATGTCCAAGATGTGTCTTCCTTTAGATCTCTTGTTATCTTGTAAGGGGTTTTAAGGGTATTTGTTACCTGCTATCTTTTTTTCTTACATAGCTGCATTATTAAGAGTAGGATGATAGTTTATCTACTGAATATAATTTTTTGTGTGTGCTGGTAAGCTGATGTCATTTTCCcccttgtgtgttgtgtctatTGCTTTCTCTTTCACCAAACTCCAGATACAGCTAGTCCTTGGTGATGAATCAATTATTTCTGTTGGATGGCAAAGGAAGGATGAAAAAAGTACTGCAACAGGAGAAATAAAGGTAAATCTAAAATTAACTCAAACATTTATTTAACTCTTGATATTTTATTAGAAATGTATGGTTATCTCCGGATACATTTAGTTTAGGTGTTTTCTTATTGTTCTGTTCTGAAGAATAGAACATTCGAAGACGTTGTACTTGCTGTAGTTATTTCAAAGGCTTCCCATTCTGTTCTGAAGCTAGCTGGTTGGTCAAAGGATCCATAATTAGTATATGATTAAGGATCAACTTAAAGTGTCCATGTCCACCGTATAGTTCATTTTAGGAGCCCTACTGAAACTGTAATATCATTGAAGCAGGGTGATGTGTACAAAATACTTAACAAAACAAATGGTACAAAGGTCTTCAAGACCAGGAACCAACAGTACTTGAGGAAAGAAGCATATGCATTTTTCTGTTTAACTTCAGCGCTGCCTGGCTTGATACTTAGTGTGGAGCCTTTGAAACCAAGAAACTTATACTATCTTGCTTCTATTTAGTGTGCGGCCTTGAGAACAGGCAACACATTTACTTTGTGGTTTAAATTCGTACTGCTTTCTGCCTTCAAGAGCTACCTGTTTTATATGTTTTCACCGCTAGTGTCAGGCCAACATCTGATGCTTTCCATTCGGGGTTGTCTCAGTTACTAATTACCTTTTCATTTCCTCCTCAGTTTGGAACTAATTTCTTTGGTGCAACTGCTCATTACGTCCGTCGGTTCTCCTCCAAGTCTCATGCTCGCATTGCTGGTAGAGTTGGAAGGTACCTAAGATTTTGATCTCTCTTGTTTCTGGCTGTATAAAATGCATTTTTATATGAGTTTGTAACCGACTGTTACTTTTTTGAACTTTTCCCTTGCAGCACGGCCCTTGATTTTGAAattggaggagggaggcggataTCAGAATTTAGTACTGTAAGGATGATGTATAACATAGGAATTCAGGTGATTGCTTGTTTGTAATGTCCCTTGCCTATGTGTTCTCAGTTAGTCACTTGCTTCTTGAACTTGCCGTTTACTGCTGATCCAGACTGCATTAATGCTATTTTGTAAGAGATGCTACCATATCGATTGAGTTTAGGTAGACAGTATTCTGcatactgtttttttttttgaaaactataCAGCGGGGGAGGCCCCTGCTGTGGTAAGATATATTAATAAGGTAAAATAAAACTGCACAAGGACAAAAGTCCAAAGGGCACCTCAATGccctaaaaggaaaaaagactTCAGAAAGACCTCAAAGGAGGCTAATTACCATACTGTGTTTAGGTGCAATTATGATGTGGCCAATGCAGTTTTTTCTTTGATGGCCTCTGTTGTCACTATTTGATAACCTTAACTACTTTCCTTCTCATATGATATTTTGTAGAAACCTTTTGTTGCCTAATGTGTTTCACCAGAACTGATCTTTCCTTGTAGTTGACagcttgtattttttttaatctatTTTGTGCTCTGAATCCTTCATATCTGATGTAGGGTGTCTCTTGGAGATTTGAGTTACATCGTGCTGGTCAAAAGTTAATTATCCCGGTAAGTGGAGCTGTTCCACCTTGGAGTCTGTCCTGGCTTTCACATGTTTTGTTTATCTAATTTTATGTAACTATGGCACAAAGATCAAAGCTATACAACACGATTTTATTTGCTTTCAGTATTGAACTATTGATCCCTGCACACATGTGGAGGTTTCATTACCTGTTTTCCCATTGTCATTCTCTGTTCAATTTTCACTGACTTCTGCTTGATTCCGCAGGTCTTGCTTTCAACTGATTTAAATGCATTATTTGCTACCAGTGCATTTGCTATTCCTTCAACACTATATTTTCTGCTTCAGGTTCTATTCCTGACCTAGTTCTATTCTTGACGTCTTACATAAAGTAGGCCTGCTATCTTACTTTCTCTGCCTTAAAGTGCACCTGTTAACTAAATCGTAGCTGTGGACTCTTATTGTTTAACAGACATATGTTGTAAAGCCTTACTACCTTAAGCGAGAAAAGCAGAAGACACTAGAAAAAATGGAAGGCTTATCTACACaggtaacctgaggttattttgtGTATTCACATTCTCATGTATCTTAAACATATGCACACAGAAGGAGTAACTTGTTGTACTTCCTGTTTGCACCTTAATGCATAGTTTTGTTTTGGAGTATTCATATTTATATGTACATGTAGCATGCCTTCTGCCTTTCTAACCAAATCATGGTTTCTCTTTCATGCAGTATATATGTTTGCAATAATTCCGAAACTGCATTGCTTTTCCATTGCTTTAAAGAATTGACAAGTAACTGAAGAAGCCTTTTTTCCTGTATAGCTAACTGCAGCCAGAAATGCAGCTAAAAAAGCTCAAAAATTACTGGAACCTGTCTCCAACCGTAAGAAGAACAGACAGGTAGAGAACAATGGATTGGTGATTACCAAGGCTCTGTATGGTAATCGCAAAAAAATCAAAGAGAGAGGTGAATTGAATGAGATAGATGATGATGTGGCTTCACAAGTATTTGACGTGACAATCCCACTGAACTTCCTTGTTACTGAGGCAGGCCAGCTCAAGGTATATTTTAGTTACATTGCTGATAAGTGTTTTTATCTGAGATAGGAACCTAGCGCTTAGCAAGTTTGGCCATATATCACAGTTGATTATCTATACTATTAGGGGTATTTGCAAATTTTCCACTGGTTTTGCATCTTGCAAATAGATTGAAACTGTTTGTTGCATACGTGAATCATATATACAAATTCATGTTTATACTTGAAACCCCCCAATCTCCCTTTTACTAGCTTATGTTTCACGTTTCTGCAAGGAATGCTAGCAAATATTTGCGTGGTTATTTGACACTGAATGTTCTTTGCCTGCcaccttcagcttcatgagggGATAAAGAAGTCTGGAATAATGGGCTTTTACGATCCTTGTCCTGGAGACCCGAAGCTGTTACTCGTTGAGTACACATTTCATGGTCGGAAATACAAGGTAAAGATCCCCATTACATACCATCTTGTCACAACTATCTGTCTTATATGCACAGAATTTCTTGACTGTTTGGTTTGTTGGCAGGTCATGGTGGATGACTATGAGTCTCTGTTGATACCACAAGACATTCACCAATTTTAAACTGTTATACTGATGTAAAGACGCAACGAAATGATTGAGTCATCATAGCTCTCTTCTTctcacattttcttttctttgttaatGGGTTATCTGTTTTTTTGGGTATCTTTCCTTACCGCGGCCTGTATGTTGTATTTGCATGTGGATTTGAATGAACCACATAGGTAGTTGCGAAGGCCATACATGCCCACAGCAGCTAATAAGTTACGGtcaatcagaattcagaagttATAACCCTGAGAATGATTCGGTTGGCGAAGTATTTTGGACCCGTGTGCCGCCCCTGTCAACCGACTTCCCCTGTACAACACGGCAGGAGCTCACTGTTTGATTCTCCGACCGGTGTCTGCCTCCCTCTTTCTGACCAGttttatcattcttttttttttgggcacGATCACCAACCGCATGGCCTACGGCCATAGAGTCGAGCTGCAGCGCCAACACCGCGGCAGCACCCGCCCCGCCGTCTTGATCGAGTCCCCTGACGATGCAGATCGCCAGCCGCCTGCACCGAACATGCAAGCTAGCTGCCGGCTCAGGCGAGACTCCGCGCATCTGTGCTGCCGGAGCCGTGCCCCTGCTTGGCTTCTGCCTCGCAAGCCCAGAGGCTTAGCCCTGTGATGCCCTGCTCCGCTGCTCCCCTGTCCCCTGCTGTCCCAAGTCCGGTGGAATAGCCCTGCCGGCTGCGCGTGCTCGTGTAACGAACGGACCAGATGCTGCCGCGCAAACTGCCGAGGCCGCGATGCCGCATGCATGTGCGCGGCTACacactctctctttttttagtaAAGATCCCTTAGACCCCGGTGATTGATGACTTGGGGTTTAAGTAAGCAGTACCAGTATGCAGAAGCAGCTTAACGATGCAGGCGACAAAAGCTGGCGATTTTTAGTGGTAGCGGCATGAGTGGGATCGCTTAGTTTTATGCTACGAAGTGTATTTTTAGTGGTAAAGTGGCATGAAAAGGCTTGCCTTTTACCGTCgccctttttttatttgtttggcCAATTTCACGAATCGCATCTACATTGGACCCGATCCCTGGAGATCCTATGTCATGCTGGTTGGTGGTTGACAGACACTCGGGAGTCGGGACGCTAACATTCGTACTGGTTACTCCGTAAGCAAGCGCAAAGCTTTGTAGTCACAGGGTCAAGCACGGAGCCGTGAAAAGTTGCGGCTGGACGAGCAGAAGGGCTTTTAAAATCGTATGATCCATACGGAACAATGTAGGTCAGTAGGTGGTGGAAGCCTGGACCATGCCGCCGCGTCGACGTTTACAGCAGTGATGCAGTCAAAGGATGCACAAACCCCAGCTGCTACTGCCAACACTTGGACGTAGCTGATGCACACGGCACTACAGTGTGCAGTGCCTCCAGCTCCTGGAGCAGTAGAATCTGTAATATGTTTACGAGTGCTACTGCTTAATGCCTCTGCCTACTAGTCTACTACTCATACTAAGTAGTAAAGTGGCTGCAAAAAAGGATTTGCCTCTAACCAAAACTTTCCTCTTTCCATTTTGAGATCACATTGGGTCCATATCCCTGCAGAAAGTGAAGATCCGGTGAAGTTTTAGGGGTTCACTTGATCTTTTAATTTTGCAAAGTAAATACACGAGCTAGAATAGAGCTTTGTAGCCAAGGCCGTGAAAAGCTGCAGGTAGAAAGATCTCTAGAGAGCGCTCCTACTAATAAATCGTCTGGACGCGGATGGAAAGCAGACAGTGTACCAAACGTCCGAAACGCGTGTTCTGACCTTGGTGCGGTTGCTACGCTTGGGTGCTCGAGGAGATCCAGCTACGCCGCAGCAGGGCGTACTCCCTCCACCAAACATGCAGCCAGCTTTGACGCCAGCAACGGTCAGATGCAGACGAGACGGCCACGAGGCCCACGAACTTGGGATCAGCGGCGGCCCTCTCTTCCTGGAGCAGTACGTGTAGCACTCCTATCTCATCCGCAACTGCAAGCCCAACAACCGCTCACGACCATTCCAGAACATAGTTCGTTCCACCGTGGACGTAGATCAACCTACGAGAAGCTATacgatttttcattaagaaaaaaaataatttgaggTTAGAATGCATAACCACATCTCGCATCCTAACTAGTTGAGTTAGGCTCACTTCATGTTCCTCCCTAATCGTGCCTGATCATCCAATCTCCATGGACGCAACGTGCAAGTTTGGACATTGTTTTCTTAGAGCTTATCAGTAATCGTGCCTGATTATCCAATCGATCACTAGCTTCTTAGGGACTATCATTGCTTCCTTCAGGACAACACAACCACTCGAAGTAAAGGCACAGAACTAGCCACCCACACGCGCTGCCCAGGAGGATGACAGCATCCTGCATCAGTGCAACCCGTCCCACCCTCCCCGAGACAATCTCCCCCCGATGCCGACCTCCTCCCGCCCAACCATCCAACCAATCCAACACCAAGCAGAGCAGGGCAGCGTTGCATCGCATCGCGGCAGAATCCCGTCAACAAACCAGCTCACCATCTCCCTCAGATTCTCACGCGCCAGCCAAGCACGAGACCTTGGTCCCCCTTGCTACCACCTCCAAGCTCCACGTCGCTCTTTCAGTGGTCTCCAGTCCACTGCCGATATCATATATGTATAAGTAACCCACCTTCACATCCCTGATCCCTCACAAGAAACAAGCACACACACAGCTCTGGAGCAAGCTGAGAGAGAGCGAGAGTTCCATTCGCAGGCAGCTTTCTGTAGAAACAATGGCGGCCCGCCGCAGCTTCTTGTCGCCGCCAtggctgctcctcctcctggcgtTTCTTGACGACGCGGTGGCG is a genomic window containing:
- the LOC117840381 gene encoding chaperone protein dnaJ 13; the encoded protein is MASTPEPEDGRELYALLHLSPDASDEEIRRAYRQYAQIYHPDKYQDPQMKEVATENFQRIRDAYEILSDENKRQIYDIYGMEGLNSGLELGPKLTKPEEIKEQLEQLRRRKEEEKLFAHARPNGSIIANFSVPQYLDGNGIMKGMGMSSEVELPVSKQNTVVVGGNLVVNGSAGTGAASTVLRHQLSSASSIEFMATAGLRSVIGMQTFRQISPHSTATSGLAVSLRDGSINLSNAWTRQLSENAVGNIQLVLGDESIISVGWQRKDEKSTATGEIKFGTNFFGATAHYVRRFSSKSHARIAGRVGSTALDFEIGGGRRISEFSTVRMMYNIGIQGVSWRFELHRAGQKLIIPVLLSTDLNALFATSAFAIPSTLYFLLQTYVVKPYYLKREKQKTLEKMEGLSTQLTAARNAAKKAQKLLEPVSNRKKNRQVENNGLVITKALYGNRKKIKERGELNEIDDDVASQVFDVTIPLNFLVTEAGQLKLHEGIKKSGIMGFYDPCPGDPKLLLVEYTFHGRKYKVMVDDYESLLIPQDIHQF